In Lutra lutra chromosome 5, mLutLut1.2, whole genome shotgun sequence, a single genomic region encodes these proteins:
- the LOC125099912 gene encoding LOW QUALITY PROTEIN: protocadherin alpha-6-like (The sequence of the model RefSeq protein was modified relative to this genomic sequence to represent the inferred CDS: deleted 1 base in 1 codon): protein MKIKQVFDMIITLESRLGSQYLLLSLLLLAAWEEGSGQVHYSVLEEAKHGTFVGRIAQDLGLELAELVPRLFRVVTKGHGDLLEVNLQNGLLFVNSRIDREELCGRSAECSIHLEVIVDRPLQVFHVEVEVKDINDNAPVFRLKEQRVLIYESRLPDSLFPLEGASDEDVGSNSHLTYKLSSSEYFALDVKTNSDDNTQIGLVLRKSLDREEAPEHNLLLTATDEGKPELTGSVQLLVTVLDVNDNAPTFEQTEYEVRIFENSGNGTTVIRLNASDRDEGVNGEISYSFNSLVPTTVRDQFRIDPNTGEIVTKGNLDFEKLNLYKIRVDATDKGHPPMAGHCTVLLKVLDKNDNVPQIALTSLSLPIREDAQSGTVIALISVSDLDIGANGQVTCSLTPHVPFKLVSTFKNYYSLVLDSTLDRESVSNYELVVTARDGGSPPLSATASVSVEVADVNDNAPAFAQPEYTVFVKENNPPGCHIFTVSARDADAQENALVSYSLVERRVGERALSSYVSVHAESGKVYALQPLDHEELELLQFQVSARDAGVPPLGSNVTLQVFVLDENDNAPALLPRPGAGGGGGALSELVSRSVGAGHVVAKVRAVDADSGYNAWLSFELQPAAGGARSPFRVALYTGEISTTRPLDEADPPRQRLLVLVKDHGEPALTATATVLLSLVESGQAPKASSRVLAGAAGAETALVDVNVYLIVAICAVSSLLVLTLLLYTALRCSAPPREGACGPGKPTLVCSSAVGSWSYSQQRRQRCALGRARPRLTSWPSVLVIHPVW from the exons atgaaaataaaacaagtatttgACATGATTATTACCCTGGAAAGCCGACTGGGATCTCAGTATCTGCTGCTCTCGCTTCTGCTCCTTGCAGCGTGGGAGGAGGGCAGCGGCCAGGTTCATTACTCCGTCCTGGAGGAGGCCAAACACGGTACCTTCGTGGGCCGTATCGCCCAGGATTTGGGGCTGGAGCTGGCAGAGCTGGTGCCACGCCTGTTCCGGGTGGTGACCAAAGGCCACGGGGACCTTCTGGAGGTAAATCTACAGAATGGCCTTTTGTTTGTGAATTCTCGGATCGACCGGGAGGAGCTGTGCGGGCGGAGCGCGGAGTGCAGCATCCACCTAGAGGTGATCGTGGACAGGCCGCTGCAGGTTTTCCATGTGGAGGTGGAGGTGAAGGACATTAACGACAACGCGCCAGTGTTTCGTTTAAAGGAACAAAGAGTGCTGATTTACGAATCAAGACTGCCAGATTCTCTGTTTCCACTAGAGGGCGCGTCAGATGAGGATGTTGGCTCGAATTCCCACTTAACCTATAAACTCAGCTCCAGCGAATACTTCGCCTTAGATGTGAAAACCAACAGTGATGACAATACACAAATTGGGCTCGTGTTAAGGAAATCCTTGGACAGAGAGGAAGCTCCCGAACATAACTTACTGCTGACAGCCACTGACGAAGGCAAACCTGAGCTCACTGGCTCTGTTCAGCTGCTGGTCACTGTGCTGGACGTGAATGACAATGCTCCCACTTTCGAACAGACTGAATATGAAGTAAGGATCTTCGAAAACTCTGGCAACGGAACAACAGTCATCAGACTGAATGCTTCTGATCGGGATGAAGGAGTGAATGGGGAAATTTCATACTCTTTCAATAGTCTTGTTCCAACCACGGTTAGAGACCAGTTTAGGATAGATCCAAATACTGGAGAAATAGTAACTAAAGGGAAtttagattttgaaaaattaaatttatacaaAATTCGTGTTGACGCGACGGACAAAGGCCACCCACCCATGGCTGGACATTGCACTGTTTTATTGAAGGTTTTGGATAAAAATGATAACGTCCCTCAGATTGCATTGACTTCCTTATCCTTGCCTATCCGAGAGGACGCCCAATCAGGTACTGTTATTGCCCTAATTAGCGTGTCAGATCTCGACATCGGTGCCAACGGGCAAGTGACCTGCTCACTAACACCCCATGTCCCCTTCAAGCTGGTGTCCACTTTCAAGAACTACTATTCGCTGGTGCTGGACAGCACCTTGGATCGCGAGAGCGTGTCGAACTATGAGCTGGTGGTGACAGCACGGGACGGGGGATCGCCTCCGCTCTCCGCCACGGCCAGCGTGTCCGTGGAAGTGGCGGACGTGAACGACAACGCGCCGGCGTTCGCGCAGCCCGAGTACACGGTGTTCGTGAAGGAGAACAACCCGCCCGGCTGCCACATCTTCACGGTGTCGGCGCGGGACGCGGACGCGCAGGAGAACGCGCTGGTGTCCTACTCGCTGGTGGAGCGGCGCGTGGGCGAGCGCGCGCTGTCGAGCTACGTGTCGGTGCACGCGGAGAGCGGCAAGGTGTACGCGCTGCAGCCGCTGGACCACGAGGAGCTGGAGCTGCTGCAGTTCCAAGTGAGCGCGCGCGACGCGGGCGTGCCTCCGCTGGGCAGCAACGTGACGCTGCAGGTGTTCGTGCTGGACGAGAACGACAACGCGCCCGCGCTGCTGCCGCGGcccggcgcgggcggcgggggcggcgcgcTGAGCGAGCTGGTGTCGCGGTCGGTGGGCGCGGGCCACGTGGTGGCGAAGGTGCGCGCGGTGGACGCGGATTCCGGCTACAACGCGTGGCTGTCGTTCGAGCTGCAGCCGGCGGCGGGGGGCGCGCGCAGCCCGTTCCGCGTGGCGCTGTACACGGGCGAGATCAGCACGACGCGCCCCCTGGACGAGGCGGACCCGCCGCGCCAGCGCCTGCTGGTGCTGGTCAAGGACCACGGCGAGCCGGCGCTGACGGCCACGGCCACCGTGCTGCTGTCGCTGGTGGAGAGCGGCCAGGCGCCAAAGGCGTCGTCGCGGGTGTTGGCGGGCGCCGCTGGCGCCGAGACGGCGCTGGTGGACGTCAACGTGTACCTGATCGTCGCCATCTGCGCGGTGTCCAGCCTGCTGGTGCTCACGCTGCTGCTGTACACGGCGCTGCGGTGCTCGGCCCCGCCCAGGGAGGGCGCGTGCGGGCCTGGGAAGCCCACGCTCGTGTGCTCCAGCGCGGTGGGGAGCTGGTCGTACTCGCAGCAGAGGCGGCAGAGG TGTGCTCTGGGGAGGGCGCGCCCAAGACTGACCTCATGGCCTTCAGTCCTAGTCATCCACCCTGTCTGGTAG